A stretch of DNA from Leucobacter luti:
GTGCGACGGGGATTCACCGAGGATTCAGCGGCAATCTCCGGCTTGCACGAGCAGCACTGCAGGGCGTTCGACATGGGACAGGTGCGCTCCCACCCAGGTACACCAGCACTGTTGGCGTTTTGGTGCGAGTCCCTCCCGCACGCTAGGTTGACGCTATGGGACATCGTCGAGAGCTCCACCAGTTTCTTGATGAGATAGCCCGAGCAGGGATCGAGTACGGAACCTTTACGGTTCTGTGCGCCGCGACAAGCGGGCATGACACCGCGATTGTCCTGTACAGGTGGCATGGCAGCAGTCGAGTGTACGGACGGATCTACACTTGGGCCGACCTCGTATCCATCTTTAACGATGAGAACGCCTCGGCCCTTGACTATGCGAGCGACAGGATCGTGCACGACTTTGAATCACCCCCCGGATCTGGCCGAGAGATCCAGTTCGAGTGGACGCAATCCCTTGGGATGAGCTCGAAAGACGTGCGCTGGTGTGATGTCGCCAATGACTACACCGATCTGCGCCCTGTCGTGTATATGGTGTGTGAATGACGCCAATACTGACAGCTTCAGGTTGAATCAGAAGCAGGACTTCACGCATGTGCCGTGCGGCAGCGTTGCGCGAGATCTCACTACCGCGCGCACTTGCCGCCCGGCGCCCCTCTGATCGCACTCGAGAGCGGGCGCGGCGCGGTCCTCACACGGCTGCACCAAGTCTGCACGTCCATCGTGTCGGAATCGCGTCAGTTGGAGTATTCCGAGGCGCTCGGTCTCGGGATGGAATCGCAAAAGGCCCCGAACACTGGCGTAGTCCTGCCGATGTTCTGGGCCTTTCACGTGTGTCGCAGTGCCCCCGGAGGGATTCGAACCCCCGACCTACGGTACCGGAAACCGGCGCTCTATCCCCTGAGCTACGGAGGCGAGCAATAGCGACTGGACCAGCGTAGCGCACTTCGCGGGGCCATTTGTGCACCGGGACGGCCGTCGCCCGCGGCCACGGCTAGAATGGATCCTTGTGACGCCACAAGAACTCGCCTCCGCCATCGCCCGCATCGCTACCGACGTCGTCGCCGCACGCGGCCTCGACCTCGTTGTGACCGAGAACGACACGCAGGTGGACCGACCCAAGAACCGCGAACACGGCGATTGGGCCTCAAACGTGGCTATGAAGTTTGCGAAGCGGCTCGGCGTGAATCCGCGTGAGCTGGCGCAGGACATTGCGAGCGCAGCCGAGTCGATCGACGGTGTCGCGAAGGCAGAGGTTGCTGGCCCCGGCTTCATTAACATCACCCTTGACGCGGCCAGCGCTGGGCAGACGGCACGCCGTGTGGTCGAGCTGGGTGAGCAGTACGGCCGCAGCGACGTGCTCGCCGGCCACCGCATCAACATGGAGTTCGTTTCAGCGAACCCCACTGGCCCACTGCACATGGGGCACACTCGCTGGGCGGCGCTCGGTGATTCGACCGCCCGCGTGTTGCGGGCCGCGGGCGCAGAGGTCGTCAACGAGTACTACATCAACGATGCTGGCGCCCAGATGAACAAGTTCGGCCGCTCCGTGCTCGCGGCCGCGCTCGGCGAGGACGCGCCTGAGGACGCCTATCCCGGTGCGTATATCCAGACCCTGGGTGCGCGCGTGCGGGAGCAAATCCCGAATTTGCAGGAACTCGCGGCGCAGGATCGTGATGCCGCGCTGGAGCAAGCGCAGGAGCTTGCGTACCAGCTGCAGCTCGCGGAGATCAAAGATTCGCTCGAGCGCTTCAACGTGCACTTCGACGTGTACTACTCTGAGCGGACGCTGCACACGCCGGGACCCGATGGCGCACCGAGCCCGATCGAAGCGGCAGTGGATCGACTTCGGGAACAGGGCCACGTATTCGAAGAAGACGACGCGATCTGGGTTCGCACCACCGACTTCGGTGACGATAAGGATCGCGTATTCACCCGCGGCAACGGTGTCTACACATACTTCGCCGCCGACGCCGCCTACTACCTCGACAAGATGGATCGCGGCTTCACGGAAAAGATCTACCTTCTCGGCGCCGACCACCACGGGTATATCGGCCGCCTCACCGCGATCGCGGGTGCCGCGGGCGACGACGTCGAGACCGGCATTTCCGTGCTGATCGGCCAGCTTGTCAACCTCGATGGTGCCCGCCTCTCAAAGCGGGCTGGCAACATTATTGAGCTCGATGACCTGTTGGAGTGGCTCGGCACAGATGCGCTGCGCTACTGGCTCGCGCGCTACCCGGCAGACTCGCCGCTCGCTCTCGACGGCGAGAAGCTCCGCAGCCGCTCGAACGACAACCCGGTGTTTTATGTGCAGTATGCGCACGCCCGCTCATGCGCAGTTGCACGGAACGCGGCGGTCGCAGGTATTGATCGCAGCGCCTTCGCGCCAGAGCTACTCACCCACGAAACCGAGACCGAACTGCTGGGCAAGTTGCAGCAGTACCCCGGGATCGTGGCGGGTGCTGCCGAATTGCGCGAGCCGCATCGCATCGCGCGTTTCCTCGAGGAGTTCGCTGCTGCGTTTAATCGCTGGTACGACAGCTGCCGGGTGATTCCGCTTGGCGAGGAGCCGGTGACGGATCTGCATCGCACCCGCCTGTGGCTGAACGACGCTGCCGGCCAGGTGCTGCGCAACGGTCTCGACCTCCTCGGAGTCAGCGCGCCAGACCGAATGTAACCCACGCCGTGCGCTTCTCTCGATAGGCTCGGCCCACGAGTACCTTCGGAAGGAGCGCGCATGGCACGGGGGCAATCCAGCTGGTGGAAGAAGCTGTTGGGTGTGGTTATTGCGCTCGCAGTGCTCGGAGGCGGTGCTGAGCTGGCCCTCCGGCTGTTCGTGCCGAGCGTCATTGAGACGGCGGTGCGCTCGCAGCTCAAGCTCTCAGGCGACCATCCGGTTGACGTGGAACTCGGCGGATCCGTCGTACTCAACGCACTGCGCGGCGGCGTGGGAAACGTCACCGTTGAAGTGCCGGACACTCCGCTCGTTGACGGCATCGTTGCAGATGCGACGGTGCGTGCCGGCCTCGTGCCGTTCAACCCGCTGAACGGGGAGATCCAGGACGGCTCCGTCGAACTCACCGTGCCACAGGACCAGCTGGGATCGATCGTGAAGCTGCTCACCAAGGGCGTCGCCACGACAGGCGAGGTGCGCGACGGTGATCTTCTGATCGGCCGCTCGGTCACGCTGCTGGGCCAGGAGATCCCACTCACGATCGCGCTTGGGATCAGTGTGGCGAACGGAGATGTGCTGCTCGAGCCGAAGCAGGTCAGTGCGGCAGGCCTTGATCTGACCGCTGAGCAGATTTCGCAGGCGACTGGAGCGCTGCTCGATCCCGTGTTGCACCCGGCACCCGTGTGCGTGCGGGATCAGCTGCCGGCCGGAGTGACACTCACCGATGTGCAGCTCTCGAGCACGGGGACCGCGGTGATTGAGGCGTCGCTTGCCCCGGATGCGGTGTCAAACCCCGAGCAGCGCGCAAAGGGGAGCTGCGAGTAGCGCGACCCTGCGCGGCGCAACGGACCATACCCGTGCTGTCGGGCTGTCGGGCTGTCGGGCTGTCGGGCTGTCGGGGGTCCTGTTGTGGGGGTTCGGATCACACTCCTGCAGCGCGGAGCGCGAGCCACGCTGCAGCCCGGTCGTCTGCGCGATCCATCGAGAGTCCCGTGAGCTCTTCAACGCGCCGCACCCGCGACACGAGTGTTTGGCGATGGATCCCGAGCCGCTCAGCGCTGCTGCGGTGCGCCCCGTGCTCGGCCAGGAATACTCGCAGCGTCAACGCGAGCTCCGTGTGTGCACCAGAGGAGTCGCGCAATGGATCCAACACGCTTGCGATTTCCCCTCCGCCGTGGTCCGCGAGCGTTGAGAACACGAGCTCAACGGTGGAGAGCCCGGCAAACTCGACCACGGTGAGACTGTCTTCGAACGCAGCGTCGAGCGCCTGCCTGGCTTGGACGGCGCTTCGCGCGAGTGCGTCGGTCGGTGCGGGGGTGCCGATTCCGAGGTGCAGCCTGCTGCCGGCGATCGGCGTGAACTCCCGTACTCGCACAGCCAGTTCAGTGGCGACGTCGGAGCGTACGAAACCGCGTACTCGACCGTGGCTCGCCGCGAACACATGCTCGGCGCCCAACTCGTCGAACCATCGGCGGAGGAGCCGTTCCGCATCAATGGTGCGGGTTTTGGCGCCCAGCTCGAACGCGGTGAGTGTCGACTCGTGCACGCCCCAGCGGTGAAGCAGCGCAGGCGCTGCCGGTCCGCCAGCGCTGAGTGTGTCGAGCAGGGCTTGGCGACCGAGGTGCTCAGTCAGCGATGGATCGTGCGTGCGGAGCACCAGGTCGAAGAGTGCGGCGGCGAGTGAGGCGAGATCTCGCGCGTGGCTCGTGCGGCTCGATCGGGTAGCGATCACGAGCCGACCCGCGAGATCTCGATCTGAACCGACCGGGTGCAATTGTAGGCCGTCGTGGCGCACCCGCACAGGGCGCCCGGTCGCAATAGCGATGGCGTCGGAGACGTGGAGTCTCCCGGCGCCCGCGCTGGCGATGAGGTGCCCTTGGGAGTCGAGGAGAACTGCCCAGCCGTCGATCCTTCGCGCGAGTTCGGCGATCACTGCGGTGACCCCGCCTCGCCGGGCCACCTGCGTGAGCACGTTCATGCCGGCGGTCACGAGCCGGTCAGCTGCCGCTCGGTCATCAGCGATGATGGTGGTGAGCGTAGCGTGCAGGGCGACTCCGCCAAGGTCGGTGCCGAGGATCGCGGTCATCCCGTGTGTCGCGAGACTGGCACGAAGCGCCGGGGTGTCACGGTGTGAGATGAAGACCGCGCCGGTGAGCGCGTCTCGAATTGCACCGCCCTCGGTGAGGCGGCGCAGGAGTTCCTGTTCATCTCCGGTGACGAGCGTCGCATAGTTGGGGTTCCCCACGACGACATAAGCCTCGACGGGGGTGACTCCGTCGATGGGGGTGCGCTCGTCGATGCGCTGGGGCACACAGGTGCCGCCGACGAGCCGCACCACAGCAGAAAGGTCCAGAGCCATGCCGTGAGTGTACCAAGTGGTGGTCGGCCAAGGTGGGGATCATCACTTGGTGCAGTGACAAGCTGCTCCAATCCTCCGTAACATCTCCACAGTCACGTCCGCTCCCGCGTTCAGTCGGGTACGGCGCGGCGTGCCGAACGACTCGAACAACGAAGGAGTTTTCCTCATGAAGGCTGTGGTATTCCGCAATCCGGAGACCCGAGTAGAGGTTGCCAATGTCGATCTCGCCGCACCCAAGGCGGGAGAGGTGCGCGTCAAGATCGCCGCCGCAGGGGTCTGCCACTCCGATCTGCACGTGAAGCGCGGTGAGTGGGATGCCGCGGCTCCCATGGTGATGGGCCACGAAGGCTCGGGCGTCGTGCTCGAGCTCGGAGAGGGAGTCACCTCCCTCGCCGTTGGCGATCATGTGGTGCTCAGCTGGGTGCCGCCGTGCGGCGAGTGCCGCTACTGCCTGCAGGGGCACGAAGCACGCTGCCAGAAAGTTGCCACCCTCGTTGCGCCGCAGGGCGTGCTATTCGACGGCACCTCACGCCTGTCGCTCGGCGAGGAGCAGATCCACCACTACCTCGGCGTCTCTTCGTTCGCTGAGGAAGTCGTTGTGCCGGCATCCGGTGCGATCAAGGTGCGCGATGACGCACCACTCGATGTCATCGCCGTGGTCGGCTGCGCCGTTGCCACCGGTGTCGGCGCCGTGTTGAACACTGCGGCCGTAGAACCCGGGGCAACGGTGGCCGTGATCGGTTGCGGCGGCGTTGGACTGAACGTGGTCCAGGGCGCCAAGCTCGCCGGTGCTGAGCGCATCATTGCGATCGATATCGTCGCAGACAAGACCGCAATGGCACTCCAGTTTGGGGCGACGGACCGGATCGATTCCTCCGAGCGGGACGCCGTCGAGCAGCTGTTCGAGCTCATCCCCGACGGCGTCGACTATGCATTCGATGCCATCGGTCGCACAGTGACAACGGAACAGGCAATCCAGATGCTCGGTCTCGGCGGTGCAGCGGTCATCGTCGGCCTCCCACCCACTGGGGCTCGTGCCTCGTTCGAGCCGCTCGTGCTCGCAGAAGCAGACCAGCGCATCCTCGGCTCCAACTACGGCTCCGTTCGTCCCTCCATCGACATCCCCGCGCTGGTCGATCGCTACATGGACGGCCAGCTGAAGCTTGATCCGCTGATCTCAGGCCGACGCCCACTCGATGAGGCAGCAGAGGCCCTCGACGATCTCGAAGCGGGCGGCGTGCTGCGCACACTGCTCATCCCGTAATCCACTCAACGAAGAGAGAACACACACCATGACCCACACCACAGAACGGAAGGTCGACGCGGGCCTGCGCGAGGGGGTGATGTCTGGGCCAGAACTTGCGGCCCAGGCGATCGCCAGTATCGCACCGAGCGCCGTCATCGCCTTCACTGCAGCCTCGATCTTCCTCGGGGCAGGCAACGGCACAATGTTCGCGTTCGTGCTTGCCACGATCGTGATCCTCTGTGTCGGCTACATCGTCTCAATGTTCGCGCGCCGTCACGCCTCGGCCGGGTCGCTCTACACCTACGTCGCGAAGGGTCTCGGCCCGACCGGTGCATTCGCGGCTGGCGTCGCGCTGCTGATCGGATCCTGGGGCATCGCAGCGGGATCACTCGGCGGCGCCGTCGCCTACGCCTCTGATCTCTTGCAGATTTTCGGCATGGAGAGCGCCTCCAGCCTCGGCTGGTTGATCGTCCTCGCCGTGATCATCGGAGGGCTTGCGACTTTCTTCACGATCCGGGGAATCCGGATCTCAGCTCGGATCTCGCTCGTGCTCGAACTCGTATCGGTGTTCATCATCCTCGTGCTGCTCATCGCAGCGCTCGTCTGGCTCGGGCCGGACGCATGGGATCCCGCACAGTTCACGTTCGAGGGGGTCCCGTTCCAGGGTGTCGCCGCAGGCATGGTGCTGGGTATCCTCGGCTTCGTCGGCTTCTCCTCGGCTGACGCACTCGGGCGGGAAGCCCGCAACCCGCACACCGCGATTCCGCGTGCAATCATGTGGAGCGCCGTCGTTGTCGGCGTGCTCTACGTCTTCGCCGCATACACGCAGATCGCCGTGCTCGGCGATGACCTGGGCGAGGTGGCGAGCCCGCTGCAAGCGATCAACGAGCGGATCGGGATGCCAGGATGGTTTGCTCCCATCCTCGTGTTCGGTGTCGCTGCCTCGTTCTTCGCCGTCGTGGTCGCTCCGCTGAATGTCGTGGGCCGCATCATTTACGTGATGGGCAAGGAGGGCGTCGTGCCTGAGCGCTTCGGCCGCACACACGAGACGCACCTCACGCCGCACCGCGTACTGCTGATTGCTGGCCCTGCCGCGATCGCGCTCGACGTCATCCTGCTGCTCATGGGGACGCACCCGATGGACATCGTGGTGTGGGTGGATACCTACGGCACCTACGGCTACATGGTGGCGTACGCGCTCGTCGCGATTGCCGGTGTCGTGTACACCGCGCGACTCGGGATCCCCAACCGGCTCGTGTGGCTGTGCGCGGTAGTGGCGGTCGTCGCCATGGCGTACGTGTTCTTCGCGAACGTCTGGCCGATGCCAGTGTTCCCGATCAACGTCATCCCGTACCTGTTCGTTGCCACGATGCTCCTTGCGTTCTCTCGCTTCTGGTGGCTCAAGGCGAACCGGCCTGAGGTGCTCCAGCGCGTGGGAAACACGCACACCGAAATGATGGAGGGAGTCGGCTAACGAGCCGACGCTGAGTTGCAGCGGAACGGGGTCGGTCGCGCTCTGCGCGGCAGGCCCCGTTCCGTCGTATCGACCCAACGAGCGTGCGAGGTCAACATTGCTGGTGTACCTCCTCGTTCCTCACAGGCGGCGCACGGCACACAACAACCGGCTCCGCTCAATTGGAAATGGGGGAGACAGCGGCACGCTGTCACACTCCCACGCTGGTATGCGCAGCACGCTAAGCTAAACGGGTTCGTTCTGAGCACTCTGCTCCGTTCGCACGGCTTCAGGGGCCAATCCGGGTCCGCTCGCCACAGGCTGCATGCCGTAGCCCCCGCGAGCGTTGACGGCCACGACGTATCCCCACACCAGGAGCCAGCTATGACCCAGGCGACCACCACGGAAACGCCCAATGCGATCGACTCTCGTGTCTTTCCCCCGTCTGCGCGCCGCGGCAGCAGCTGTGGCGAGCTGAAGCTCGGCGAGATTCGTGCGACCGCGCTGACCGCCGAGTTCGGATCCCCGCTCTACGTCATCGACGAAGACGCCGCGCGCCAGCGCGCTGTCGAGATCCGCACGGCGCTCCAGAGTGAGGCAGCACGAGTCGGCACGTCAGCAACGGTCTACTACGCCACCAAAGCGTTCCTCTGT
This window harbors:
- a CDS encoding APC family permease; this encodes MTHTTERKVDAGLREGVMSGPELAAQAIASIAPSAVIAFTAASIFLGAGNGTMFAFVLATIVILCVGYIVSMFARRHASAGSLYTYVAKGLGPTGAFAAGVALLIGSWGIAAGSLGGAVAYASDLLQIFGMESASSLGWLIVLAVIIGGLATFFTIRGIRISARISLVLELVSVFIILVLLIAALVWLGPDAWDPAQFTFEGVPFQGVAAGMVLGILGFVGFSSADALGREARNPHTAIPRAIMWSAVVVGVLYVFAAYTQIAVLGDDLGEVASPLQAINERIGMPGWFAPILVFGVAASFFAVVVAPLNVVGRIIYVMGKEGVVPERFGRTHETHLTPHRVLLIAGPAAIALDVILLLMGTHPMDIVVWVDTYGTYGYMVAYALVAIAGVVYTARLGIPNRLVWLCAVVAVVAMAYVFFANVWPMPVFPINVIPYLFVATMLLAFSRFWWLKANRPEVLQRVGNTHTEMMEGVG
- a CDS encoding alcohol dehydrogenase catalytic domain-containing protein, with protein sequence MKAVVFRNPETRVEVANVDLAAPKAGEVRVKIAAAGVCHSDLHVKRGEWDAAAPMVMGHEGSGVVLELGEGVTSLAVGDHVVLSWVPPCGECRYCLQGHEARCQKVATLVAPQGVLFDGTSRLSLGEEQIHHYLGVSSFAEEVVVPASGAIKVRDDAPLDVIAVVGCAVATGVGAVLNTAAVEPGATVAVIGCGGVGLNVVQGAKLAGAERIIAIDIVADKTAMALQFGATDRIDSSERDAVEQLFELIPDGVDYAFDAIGRTVTTEQAIQMLGLGGAAVIVGLPPTGARASFEPLVLAEADQRILGSNYGSVRPSIDIPALVDRYMDGQLKLDPLISGRRPLDEAAEALDDLEAGGVLRTLLIP
- a CDS encoding CdaR family transcriptional regulator, which codes for MALDLSAVVRLVGGTCVPQRIDERTPIDGVTPVEAYVVVGNPNYATLVTGDEQELLRRLTEGGAIRDALTGAVFISHRDTPALRASLATHGMTAILGTDLGGVALHATLTTIIADDRAAADRLVTAGMNVLTQVARRGGVTAVIAELARRIDGWAVLLDSQGHLIASAGAGRLHVSDAIAIATGRPVRVRHDGLQLHPVGSDRDLAGRLVIATRSSRTSHARDLASLAAALFDLVLRTHDPSLTEHLGRQALLDTLSAGGPAAPALLHRWGVHESTLTAFELGAKTRTIDAERLLRRWFDELGAEHVFAASHGRVRGFVRSDVATELAVRVREFTPIAGSRLHLGIGTPAPTDALARSAVQARQALDAAFEDSLTVVEFAGLSTVELVFSTLADHGGGEIASVLDPLRDSSGAHTELALTLRVFLAEHGAHRSSAERLGIHRQTLVSRVRRVEELTGLSMDRADDRAAAWLALRAAGV
- the argS gene encoding arginine--tRNA ligase, producing MTPQELASAIARIATDVVAARGLDLVVTENDTQVDRPKNREHGDWASNVAMKFAKRLGVNPRELAQDIASAAESIDGVAKAEVAGPGFINITLDAASAGQTARRVVELGEQYGRSDVLAGHRINMEFVSANPTGPLHMGHTRWAALGDSTARVLRAAGAEVVNEYYINDAGAQMNKFGRSVLAAALGEDAPEDAYPGAYIQTLGARVREQIPNLQELAAQDRDAALEQAQELAYQLQLAEIKDSLERFNVHFDVYYSERTLHTPGPDGAPSPIEAAVDRLREQGHVFEEDDAIWVRTTDFGDDKDRVFTRGNGVYTYFAADAAYYLDKMDRGFTEKIYLLGADHHGYIGRLTAIAGAAGDDVETGISVLIGQLVNLDGARLSKRAGNIIELDDLLEWLGTDALRYWLARYPADSPLALDGEKLRSRSNDNPVFYVQYAHARSCAVARNAAVAGIDRSAFAPELLTHETETELLGKLQQYPGIVAGAAELREPHRIARFLEEFAAAFNRWYDSCRVIPLGEEPVTDLHRTRLWLNDAAGQVLRNGLDLLGVSAPDRM
- a CDS encoding DUF2993 domain-containing protein: MARGQSSWWKKLLGVVIALAVLGGGAELALRLFVPSVIETAVRSQLKLSGDHPVDVELGGSVVLNALRGGVGNVTVEVPDTPLVDGIVADATVRAGLVPFNPLNGEIQDGSVELTVPQDQLGSIVKLLTKGVATTGEVRDGDLLIGRSVTLLGQEIPLTIALGISVANGDVLLEPKQVSAAGLDLTAEQISQATGALLDPVLHPAPVCVRDQLPAGVTLTDVQLSSTGTAVIEASLAPDAVSNPEQRAKGSCE